The genomic segment CAGACAAGCATGGCTGGCTGCATGGGGTGCCGGTTGTGGGTGGCTTAGAGCTAGCTCCAGTCCTGGCCCGCACAAGGCGGATTCCCTACGCGATCGTCGCTATGCCAGGCGTGCCCAGAGGGCGTCTGCTGCGCCTATTAGAACGCTATGGACAAACCTTCGCCCATCTACTCATCATTCCAGACCTATTTGGGTTTTCTAGCCTGTGGGTGGAAGCTAGGGATATGGGAGGTGTCTTAGGGCTAGAAGTACGCCAACAGTTGCTCCTGCCCGGGCCCCGTTTTACAAAGCTCATGGTTGACCTGATGGCTACCCTTCTTGGGGGATTGCTGTTGATTCCCTTCATTGCCATCATCGCCCTGTTGATTCGCCTGGACTCTCCTGGGCCCATCTTCTATCGCCATACGCGCTTAGGACGTGGTGGACGTCCCTTTAAAGCCTGGAAATTTCGATCAATGGTGCAAAATGCCGATCGCGTCCTGCAAGACTATCTCGATCGCCACCCAGAATTACGAGAATCCTGGGAGCAGGATCATAAACTCAAGCGCGATCCACGGGTGACGCGGGTGGGGCGTTTTCTGCGGCGCACCAGTCTAGATGAGTTGCCCCAACTCTGGAATATTTTGCGTGGTGAGATGAGCCTAGTGGGGCCACGTCCCATTGTGGATGAAGAAATTCCCCGCTACGGGGACACGTTTGAGCTGTATACCAAAGTCAGTCCGGGGCTAACGGGGCTGTGGCAGGTCTCTGGGCGCAACAACATTACCTATGATGAACGGGTGAATTTAGATGCTTACTATGTGCGCAACTGGTCAGTATGGCTGGATTTCTACATCTTGATGCGCACGGTTTGGGTCGTGGCATTTGGAGAAGGAGCCTATTAGCGATCGCTAGGGCAGCCTTCAGTCTAGGAGACAGGCCCTAGCG from the Candidatus Obscuribacterales bacterium genome contains:
- the wbaP gene encoding undecaprenyl-phosphate galactose phosphotransferase WbaP; its protein translation is MQLDQTIRPALSALRVSTRSWPTLAIALSADLIALTIACVSSVYIRLALNGQYHPSLYWQLWPVLGLFILAYAIVGLYPGVALSPVDELRWISVTTTLMYLVLGSATFLRREGEVYSRGIFLMAWVLSILFVLLGRILTRHTFAHRSWWGYPVMILGAGKTGDLLIRTLKRRPGIGLKPVLVLDDDPDKHGWLHGVPVVGGLELAPVLARTRRIPYAIVAMPGVPRGRLLRLLERYGQTFAHLLIIPDLFGFSSLWVEARDMGGVLGLEVRQQLLLPGPRFTKLMVDLMATLLGGLLLIPFIAIIALLIRLDSPGPIFYRHTRLGRGGRPFKAWKFRSMVQNADRVLQDYLDRHPELRESWEQDHKLKRDPRVTRVGRFLRRTSLDELPQLWNILRGEMSLVGPRPIVDEEIPRYGDTFELYTKVSPGLTGLWQVSGRNNITYDERVNLDAYYVRNWSVWLDFYILMRTVWVVAFGEGAY